Below is a genomic region from Flexivirga aerilata.
ACGCGCCACGCCCCAGGTTGGGCAGCATCGCGTGCGCGGCATCCCCGATCACCAGATGACGATCGCGCACGTAGCGATGCATCGGTGGCGTCACCCAGAGCCGCGTGGCGAGCGTCTCCGGGCCGGCTTCCTCCAGCAAACGCCGTATGACGGGAGCCGCGTCCGCGAAGCGCTCCCGCGTCTCGTCCACTGCGTCGGCCGCGAGCAGCGGCTCGGTCAACTCGCTGCGGTGCGCGGTGAACCAGTATGTCCGCTCCCCCCGGATCGCGGCGACTCCGGCGAGCAGGCCTCGCCCCCAATATTCGCCAATGTCAGTGGTTTTCGGTGCGCCAGGTGCAATCCCTCGCAGCGTCAGGTAGCCGGTGTCGATCCGCCCCGCGGCCGACGCTTGCACCAGGCCACGCACCCGGCTGCGCACGCCATCGGCGCCGACCACCAGGTCCCCGTCCAGCGCGGTCGGGTCGGTGACTTCCTCGGTGATGCGCCGCACGCTCGCCGGCACCGCCGCATCAAGAGCGGCGAGCAGCGCCGGCCGGTCCACCAGCGCCGGTCCGGCCGCCCGCAGCCGCGCCCGGCGCCGCCCGTCGACGGCGAAGAGACTCCCCTGGGTCGCGCGATCCACCGGCGACGGCAACGCGCCGATCCGGCGCAACACCCGCCGGGCGCCCGACCACAGCCCGAGTGCGCTGCCGACGCCGGCCCGGGACGGCTCGGCCTCGTGCACCACGACCTCGAACCGCCGCGGATCGAGCGCGGCCGCGAGCGTCAGCCCGGCGATGCCGCCGCCGACGATCGCGATCCGTGTGGTCACTGTCGTCACCCTAGTGCTTTGCCCATTCCGCACCTGTTCTATTTCTGACTCAAGGCACTAGTGCGGGCCGGAACCGTAGACTGGCCACGCCTTGAGTAGTCACCGAGATCCCAACCTCACCAGCGC
It encodes:
- a CDS encoding FAD-dependent monooxygenase translates to MTTRIAIVGGGIAGLTLAAALDPRRFEVVVHEAEPSRAGVGSALGLWSGARRVLRRIGALPSPVDRATQGSLFAVDGRRRARLRAAGPALVDRPALLAALDAAVPASVRRITEEVTDPTALDGDLVVGADGVRSRVRGLVQASAAGRIDTGYLTLRGIAPGAPKTTDIGEYWGRGLLAGVAAIRGERTYWFTAHRSELTEPLLAADAVDETRERFADAAPVIRRLLEEAGPETLATRLWVTPPMHRYVRDRHLVIGDAAHAMLPNLGRGACTAIVDAGTLAATLNLGHDLRRWEARRLPATQLARAGSAGVMRLASRAP